The Corythoichthys intestinalis isolate RoL2023-P3 chromosome 1, ASM3026506v1, whole genome shotgun sequence genome has a segment encoding these proteins:
- the LOC130922650 gene encoding uncharacterized protein LOC130922650, translated as MLKQVDAQSQSQQRSCSPSSQGELWETRSRCSRSSKQSTSSSASVAALKARAKAGAAQAQLAFAEEEAEAMKQQAQIQAQLHVLKVKKEAAAASAEADILEAAIQQEEAQPLCHPSSIDFVDSKQKVQNYIDSQVIQPVQHPVPCWNPFHQIDNSSIQPQPLPQQNSHTFNYISSPIPGATSPAPIHKYQPLSSSLPHPQQKTNVSDVAKYLMRRELVTGTMQRFDDDPQNYRSWKSSFVNITKDLALSDKEELDLLLKWLGPKSTEQAKRISAAQVNNTTSALKMVWQRLEETFGAPEVIEHALFKKIEDFPRIASRENTKLRELGDLLMELELTKAEGHSPGLAFLDTARGVNPILEKLPYSLQEKWISYASKYKLDHGVIFPPFSVCSRFVQEQARIRNDPSFSFLSATQFKFDKQVKSSTRPMISVKKTEIAVDTELKEVCEEPDKQCPLHNKPHPLRRCRTFLTKPLDERKAYLKEKGICFRCCASTKHQAKDCTIKVTCKECQSERHNTALHPGPPSTDIKPSSEARQHGGETESSLQPVSATTMCTEVCGEQRSPRSCAKICLAKVYPAGQREKAINLYAVMDEQSNQSLARSDFFDIFRVNGSREIYTLKTCSGVMEVSGRKAKDFIIESIDGRVKVPLPPMLECDMIPEDRSEIPAPEVTQHYPHLKALSHKISPVDPNAQILLLLGRDILRLHKVREQCNGPSNAPFAQRLDLGWVIVGDVCVNGVHKPVSITAYKTNTLFNGRPSYLDACTNVLQVKEKKVTNVIDDMHSFTDTYQVKRSDNLGDTIFVKGEDDEMLAPSQQDAEFLKIMQNEMYQDETNNWVAPLPFVTPRQRLPNNRQQALKRLYTLKRSLDKKPETREHFVQFMQKILNNQQAETAPPLQPEEECWYLPMFGVYHPQKPHQIRVVFDSSAKHEGVALNDVLLSGPDLNNALLGVLIRFRKEPIAVTADVEQMFYCFKVREDHRNFLRFLWHKDNDVAKEIIEYRMKVHVFGNRPSPSVAIYGLRKAAGVGETEYGKEASQFVIRNFYVDDGLVSLPTELEAITLLQNTQKMLAVSNLRLHKFASNSSKVMEAFPTSDLAKDIKSLNLDNDPLPVQRSLGISWSLESDTFTFHVSKEKKPFTKRGILSTVNSLYDPLGFVSPITVQGKALIRQFTLEPCDWDDPLPANKERLWTAWKDSLLEVENIHIPRSYVPQSMSSTQHRELCVFSDASSTAIAAVAYIQVKNDHGQYFSGFVMGKSKLAPRPAHTIPRLELCAAVLAVEMAELICQEIDIKLHDVRFYTDSKIVLGYIYNISRRFYVYVSNRVSRIRKSSVPSQWHHVSSENNPADIATRPIAALLLPQTYWFTGPPFLNKDLSQFPPMEDNSNFKLIEPEQDVEVRPEVNVCATQVSFKHLSPHRFERFSSWKHLIRGMAKLIAVVRNKSKTADKKSTNLQTQAKLSVIASVQRNAFKEEMTKLKKGEHIAKTSPLWNLNSFIDSEGLLRVGGRTSLANLPYDEKHPLILPKRHHVSTLLVRYYHQDVAHQGRHLTEGALRSAGVWIIGARKLVSSVIYQCVTCRKLRGKPAEQKMANLPEDRLTIEPPFTRVGLDVFGPWTVVTRKTRGGSADSKRWAVLFSCLGTRAVHIEVIESMSTSSFINALRRFFAVRGPAKVLRSDRGTNFIGACKELKISTDDSEIQDYLSKEGCTWTFNTPYSSHMGGSWERMIGIARRILDAMLLQAGPTRLTHEVLTTLMSEVMAIMNCRPLVPITTDSETPTVLTPSMLLTQKKGAAPAPEGTFDIKDMYKKQWKHVQSLADAFWKRWRQEYLTALQVRKKWTQDKDNITEGDVVLVKDELLKRNEWPIGLITKCIPSEDKRIRKVEVRVVKQGTPRVYLRPINQLILLLPRHSETKKTD; from the coding sequence ATGTTGAAGCAAGTGGACGCTCAATCGCAAAGTCAGCAGAGAAGCTGCTCACCAAGTAGTCAAGGTGAGTTATGGGAAACAAGGTCTCGTTGCTCCAGATCCTCAAAGCAGTCTACAAGTTCATCAGCAAGCGTTGCAGCCCTCAAAGCGCGAGCCAAAGCTGGGGCTGCACAAGCGCAGTTGGCTTTTGCAGAAGAGGAAGCTGAAGCCATGAAGCAACAGGCTCAAATCCAAGCTCAACTTCATGTACTGAAGGTGAAGAAGGAGGCAGCAGCTGCATCAGCAGAAGCGGACATCCTGGAAGCAGCAATTCAGCAGGAAGAAGCACAACCACTTTGTCATCCATCATCCATCGACTTTGTGGACTCTAAACAAAAGGTTCAAAATTATATCGACAGTCAAGTAATCCAGCCAGTACAACACCCAGTCCCATGCTGGAACCCCTTCCACCAAATTGACAACTCAAGCATTCAACCTCAACCATTACCTCAACAAAATTCCCACACTTTCAACTACATATCATCACCTATTCCTGGCGCTACATCTCCAGCTCCAATTCACAAGTATCAGCCACTCAGTTCATCTCTTCCCCACCCTCAGCAGAAAACAAATGTAAGTGATGTAGCAAAATATCTGATGAGACGTGAACTTGTAACAGGCACCATGCAGAGATTCGACGATGATCCACAAAATTATCGCAGCTGGAAATCATCTTTTGTGAACATCACTAAAGACCTAGCTCTGTCAGACAAAGAAGAGCTAGATCTTCTACTGAAATGGCTTGGGCCCAAGTCAACTGAACAAGCAAAGAGAATCAGTGCAGCTCAAGTCAATAACACAACTTCTGCGCTCAAAATGGTTTGGCAGCGACTAGAAGAAACGTTTGGTGCACCTGAGGTAATTGAGCATGCCCTCTTTAAGAAAATTGAGGACTTTCCTAGAATTGCGTCTAGAGAAAATACTAAGCTAAGAGAGCTGGGGGATCTCTTAATGGAACTTGAACTTACAAAAGCAGAAGGTCATTCTCCAGGGTTAGCCTTTCTAGACACCGCCAGGGGTGTCAATCCCATTTTGGAGAAGTTGCCATATTCACTACAAGAAAAGTGGATTTCATATGCATCTAAATACAAACTAGATCATGGTGTCATATTTCCACCATTTTCAGTCTGTTCTAGATTTGTGCAAGAGCAAGCACGCATAAGAAATGACCCAAGTTTTTCATTTCTTTCAGCAACTCAGTTCAAGTTTGATAAACAAGTTAAAAGCAGCACTCGCCCAATGATATCCGTGAAAAAGACTGAAATTGCTGTAGACACTGAGTTAAAAGAGGTATGTGAAGAGCCAGACAAACAATGTCCGTTGCATAACAAGCCACACCCCCTCAGAAGATGTCGCACTTTTCTCACCAAGCCTCTTGATGAGAGAAAGGCGTACCTGAAAGAGAAAGGCATATGCTTCAGGTGCTGTGCGTCAACCAAACACCAAGCGAAAGACTGTACTATTAAAGTCACATGCAAAGAATGTCAGAGTGAAAGACACAATACAGCTCTTCATCCAGGTCCTCCTTCAACCGACATCAAACCGTCTTCAGAGGCGCGTCAGCACGGCGGGGAGACCGAGTCAAGTCTACAACCCGTTTCCGCTACCACAATGTGCACCGAGGTATGTGGGGAACAACGTAGTCCTAGATCTTGTGCGAAGATATGTTTAGCTAAAGTTTATCCAGCAGGCCAACGAGAAAAGGCTATAAACTTGTATGCTGTCATGGACGAACAAAGTAACCAATCCCTTGCTCGTTCAGACTTTTTTGACATCTTCAGAGTAAACGGAAGCAGAGAGATTTATACTCTGAAGACATGTTCAGGTGTCATGGAAGTGAGCGGGAGGAAAGCCAAAGACTTTATTATTGAGTCAATAGATGGTCGTGTAAAAGTGCCACTTCCTCCTATGCTAGAATGTGACATGATCCCAGAAGATCGTTCTGAGATACCTGCACCAGAAGTCACACAACACTATCCACATTTAAAGGCACTCTCACACAAAATCAGTCCTGTAGATCCAAACGCACAGATCCTCTTGCTGCTCGGTAGAGACATCCTGAGGTTGCACAAAGTGAGAGAGCAATGTAATGGTCCCAGTAATGCACCATTCGCGCAGCGCCTTGACCTAGGCTGGGTCATCGTGGGTGATGTATGTGTAAATGGAGTGCACAAACCAGTCTCTATTACAGCATACAAAACAAACACCTTGTTCAACGGACGGCCATCATATCTCGATGCCtgcacaaatgtcctacaagtcaaagaaaaaaaggtaACCAACGTAATAGATGACATGCACAGCTTCACAGACACTTATCAAGTAAAACGATCAGACAATCTTGGGGATACAATCTTCGTCAAAGGAGAGGATGATGAAATGTTGGCACCGTCACAACAAGATGCAGAATTtctcaaaataatgcaaaatgaAATGTACCAGGATGAGACAAACAATTGGGTTGCACCGCTTCCATTTGTTACACCCAGACAGCGTCTACCAAACAACAGACAACAAGCTTTAAAGAGACTTTACACACTCAAACGTAGTCTTGACAAAAAGCCTGAAACAAGAGAGCACTTTGTACAGTTCATGCAAAAAATCTTAAACAACCAGCAAGCAGAAACCGCACCTCCCTTGCAACCTGAGGAAGAGTGCTGGTACCTCCCAATGTTCGGGGTGTACCACCCTCAAAAACCCCATCAAATTCGTGTGGTTTTTGATTCAAGTGCCAAACATGAGGGTGTAGCGTTGAATGATGTCCTCTTAAGCGGCCCAGATCTTAACAATGCGTTACTAGGAGTGCTCATCAGATTCCGTAAGGAGCCTATTGCAGTAACGGCAGATGTGGAACAAATGTTCTACTGCTTCAAAGTGCGAGAAGATCATCGCAATTTCCTGCGATTCCTTTGGCACAAAGACAATGACGTCGCAAAGGAAATTATTGAGTACCGCATGAAAGTGCATGTGTTTGGAAATCGTCCGTCTCCCTCTGTTGCAATCTACGGATTACGCAAAGCTGCTGGGGTAGGAGAAACGGAATATGGCAAAGAAGCATCACAGTTTGTTATCAGAAATTTTTATGTGGACGATGGTCTGGTCTCACTCCCGACAGAACTTGAAGCGATCACGCTCCTGCAAAACACTCAGAAAATGTTGGCTGTGTCAAACTTGCGCCTACATAAATTCGCTTCTAATAGCAGCAAAGTCATGGAGGCGTTTCCAACAAGCGACTTGGCAAAAGACATTAAAAGCCTAAACCTAGACAACGACCCGTTGCCTGTTCAGAGAAGTTTAGGCATCAGCTGGAGTCTTGAATCTGACACTTTCACCTTCCACGTGAGCAAAGAGAAAAAACCCTTCACCAAAAGAGGCATACTATCCACTGTCAATAGTTTGTATGACCCCTTGGGGTTTGTTTCGCCCATAACTGTACAGGGAAAAGCACTCATCCGACAATTCACCTTGGAACCATGCGACTGGGATGACCCCTTGCCTGCAAACAAAGAGAGATTGTGGACTGCATGGAAGGATTCACTTCTCGAGGTAGAGAACATACACATTCCTAGGTCGTATGTACCACAGTCTATGTCCTCAACACAGCACAGAGAACTTTGTGTTTTCAGCGATGCTTCATCTACAGCAATAGCAGCAGTTGCTTACATTCAAGTTAAAAATGACCATGGACAGTATTTCAGTGGATTTGTCATGGGAAAATCCAAACTAGCACCGAGACCAGCGCACACAATCCCACGTTTAGAACTGTGCGCAGCTGTCCTCGCTGTAGAAATGGCAGAGCTCATATGCCAAGAAATCGACATTAAGCTCCATGATGTCAGGTTCTACACTGACAGTAAGATTGTGCTAGGTTACATCTATAACATCTCAAGAAGGTTTTATGTCTATGTATCAAACAGAGTCTCAAGAATCAGAAAGTCATCTGTACCATCGCAGTGGCATCATGTTTCATCGGAAAACAACCCGGCAGACATTGCCACACGTCCAATAGCAGCGCTATTGCTACCACAAACCTACTGGTTCACAGGCCCACCTTTCCTGAACAAAGACCTGTCACAGTTTCCTCCCATGGAAGATAACAGCAACTTCAAACTAATCGAACCGGAACAAGACGTCGAGGTTCGACCGGAAGTCAATGTCTGTGCTACCCAAGTGAGCTTCAAACATCTCAGCCCACACCGCTTTGAAAGATTCTCATCGTGGAAACATCTAATAAGAGGCATGGCAAAACTCATTGCAGTCGTCAGAAACAAATCCAAAACTGCagacaaaaaaagtacaaatctACAAACTCAAGCAAAACTGTCAGTCATTGCAAGTGTTCAACGAAATGCATTcaaagaggaaatgacaaaGCTTAAAAAAGGAGAGCATATCGCAAAAACAAGTCCCTTGTGGAATTTAAACTCATTCATAGACTCAGAAGGACTGTTAAGAGTGGGAGGTCGAACATCTCTTGCCAATCTTCCATATGATGAAAAGCACCCACTGATACTCCCTAAAAGGCATCATGTGTCAACTTTGCTTGTGAGATATTACCACCAAGATGTCGCTCATCAAGGTCGTCACCTCACCGAGGGAGCACTTCGATCTGCAGGTGTCTGGATAATTGGCGCAAGAAAACTTGTCTCAAGTGTCATTTATCAATGTGTCACATGTCGCAAACTTAGGGGTAAGCCTGctgaacagaaaatggccaaCTTGCCCGAAGACCGTCTTACAATCGAGCCTCCTTTCACAAGGGTAGGTCTAGATGTTTTTGGGCCCTGGACTGTTGTCACCCGCAAAACAAGAGGCGGTAGCGCTGACAGCAAACGTTGGGCAGTTTTGTTCAGCTGTCTGGGCACCCGCGCAGTTCACATAGAAGTCATAGAATCTATGTCTACATCAAGTTTTATTAATGCATTACGAAGGTTTTTCGCAGTCAGGGGTCCTGCCAAAGTTTTGAGGTCAGACCGTGGCACTAACTTTATAGGTGCTTGTAAAGAGTTGAAAATAAGCACCGATGACTCTGAGATTCAAGATTACTTGAGCAAAGAAGGCtgcacatggactttcaacacaCCTTATTCATCGCATATGGGAGGCTCATGGGAAAGAATGATAGGCATCGCCCGTCGCATTCTTGATGCCATGCTATTGCAAGCAGGTCCTACTCGCCTCACACACGAAGTTCTGACAACGCTCATGTCAGAAGTTATGGCTATCATGAATTGCCGACCATTAGTTCCCATCACCACTGATTCAGAGACACCAACAGTTTTGACGCCATCCATGCTCCTAACCCAAAAGAAAGGTGCTGCTCCTGCTCCAGAAGGTACGTTCGACATCAAGGACATGTACAAAAAGCAATGGAAGCATGTTCAAAGTCTTGCAGATGCCTTTTGGAAACGCTGGAGACAAGAATATCTGACAGCTCTTCAAGTAAGAAAGAAATGGACTCAGGACAAGGACAATATCACAGAAGGAGATGTCGTCTTAGTTAAAGATGAACTACTGAAACGCAACGAATGGCCCATCGGACTCATTACAAAGTGCATCCCAAGCGAAGACAAAAGAATCCGAAAAGTGGAAGTACGAGTTGTCAAGCAAGGGACTCCGCGTGTCTATTTGCGACCGATAAACCAACTGATTTTGTTACTCCCTCGTCATAGTGAAACAAAAAAGACTGATTAA